One part of the Hydra vulgaris chromosome 01, alternate assembly HydraT2T_AEP genome encodes these proteins:
- the LOC136075155 gene encoding uncharacterized protein LOC136075155 isoform X1 gives MSFVIVEFLNGKIKEVEVIAKSWMKNDGKCFWPPFKSSAVIRKAVTTLQAPTSDWKIYPARILYTTDFYEEDRLCLEKAADTSNIETDTEEKKGTKRKRMTAMKFCESDEDNVVGDEELYGRHYFDSSNSQRTSNMISNIADVFKSISTPHLHSEIASFSVADNNIDFSKETNLSQGKMMLSSNILVENGFKNCVLNKEDSRETHLSCQDFQKVALSWMAKIDKKIDKLFLQQSTSTVSTSSLSTEPIFERCLTKSDVGLLEEKVKASNVFKSRVMNSLSRCGGNTPYKSAFAIGKLLMSEDAGACFNVSGGSLKISFKTYILYHMIVDAITRQHHDAKICECHSGISEFLRQ, from the exons ATGTCATTTGTcattgttgaatttttaaatggaaaaattaaagaagtgGAAGTGATTGCTAAAAGTTGGATGAAAAATGATGGGAAATGCTTCTGGCCGCCATTTAAAAGTTCTGCTGTAATTCGTAAAGCTGTCACTACCTTGCAGGCTCCAACCTCTGATTGGAAGATATACCCAGCTAGGATTTTATACACTACAG ATTTTTATGAAGAAGATCGGTTATGCTTAGAAAAAGCAGCAGATACTTCAAATATTGAAACTGACACTGAAGAGAAAAAAGGGACAAAGCGAaa gAGAATGACGGCAATGAAATTCTGTGAAAGTGATGAAGATAATGTGGTTGGTGATGAAGAACTATATGGAAGACATTATTTTGATAGTTCAAATAGCCAAAGAACATCTAACATGATTTCAAATATAGCAG atgtttttaaatcGATATCAACTCCCCATTTACACAGTGAAATAGCAAGCTTTTCAGTTGCTGATAATAACATTGATTTCTCGAAAGAAACTAATCTATCTCAAGGAAAAATGATGTTGTCTTCAaatatattg GTAGAAAATGGctttaaaaattgtgttttaaataaagaggATAGCAGAGAAACACATTTGTCTTGCCAgg attttcaaaaagttgcatTGAGTTGGATggcaaaaatagataaaa agATAGATAAGTTATTTCTACAGCAGTCTACATCAACAGTGAGCACTAGTTCTTTATCTACGGAGCCCATTTTTGAAAGATGCCTAACAAAATCTGATGTGGGTTTACTAGAAGAAAAAGTCAAAGCtagcaatgtttttaaaagtagagTG atgaATTCTCTTAGTCGTTGTGGAGGTAATACTCCATATAAATCGGCTTTTGCTATTGGAAAGTTGTTGATGAGCGAGGACGCTGGGGCCTGTTTTAATGTCTCTGGTGGTTCATTgaagataagttttaaaacatacATCCTGTATCATATGATAGTGG ATGCGATTACACGACAGCATCATGATGCAAAAATTTGCGAATGTCATTCAGGCATTTCAGAATTTTTAAGGCAATGA
- the LOC136075155 gene encoding uncharacterized protein LOC136075155 isoform X2: protein MSFVIVEFLNGKIKEVEVIAKSWMKNDGKCFWPPFKSSAVIRKAVTTLQAPTSDWKIYPARILYTTDFYEEDRLCLEKAADTSNIETDTEEKKGTKRKRMTAMKFCESDEDNVVGDEELYGRHYFDSSNSQRTSNMISNIADVFKSISTPHLHSEIASFSVADNNIDFSKETNLSQGKMMLSSNILVENGFKNCVLNKEDSRETHLSCQDFQKVALSWMAKIDKKIDKLFLQQSTSTVSTSSLSTEPIFERCLTKSDVGLLEEKVKASNVFKSRVSLWR from the exons ATGTCATTTGTcattgttgaatttttaaatggaaaaattaaagaagtgGAAGTGATTGCTAAAAGTTGGATGAAAAATGATGGGAAATGCTTCTGGCCGCCATTTAAAAGTTCTGCTGTAATTCGTAAAGCTGTCACTACCTTGCAGGCTCCAACCTCTGATTGGAAGATATACCCAGCTAGGATTTTATACACTACAG ATTTTTATGAAGAAGATCGGTTATGCTTAGAAAAAGCAGCAGATACTTCAAATATTGAAACTGACACTGAAGAGAAAAAAGGGACAAAGCGAaa gAGAATGACGGCAATGAAATTCTGTGAAAGTGATGAAGATAATGTGGTTGGTGATGAAGAACTATATGGAAGACATTATTTTGATAGTTCAAATAGCCAAAGAACATCTAACATGATTTCAAATATAGCAG atgtttttaaatcGATATCAACTCCCCATTTACACAGTGAAATAGCAAGCTTTTCAGTTGCTGATAATAACATTGATTTCTCGAAAGAAACTAATCTATCTCAAGGAAAAATGATGTTGTCTTCAaatatattg GTAGAAAATGGctttaaaaattgtgttttaaataaagaggATAGCAGAGAAACACATTTGTCTTGCCAgg attttcaaaaagttgcatTGAGTTGGATggcaaaaatagataaaa agATAGATAAGTTATTTCTACAGCAGTCTACATCAACAGTGAGCACTAGTTCTTTATCTACGGAGCCCATTTTTGAAAGATGCCTAACAAAATCTGATGTGGGTTTACTAGAAGAAAAAGTCAAAGCtagcaatgtttttaaaagtagagTG TCGTTGTGGAGGTAA